A DNA window from Enterobacter asburiae contains the following coding sequences:
- a CDS encoding GNAT family N-acetyltransferase codes for MSAVDVLSETELEVRDALPDDVHAIAAIYAWHVLHGRASFEEVPPTIDEMRQRMKSVAESGLPWLIALYRGIVVGYCYATPYRPRHAYRYTLEESIYVDASITGRGFGSALMDALIARCEQGPWRQMIAVVGDGNNNAGSLRLHKKHGFDIVGQLRSVGYKKGDWRDTVIMQRSLNDGDWTLPE; via the coding sequence ATGTCGGCTGTTGATGTTTTATCCGAGACCGAACTGGAAGTGCGCGATGCCCTTCCCGATGATGTGCATGCCATCGCCGCCATCTATGCATGGCATGTGCTGCACGGGCGCGCGTCATTTGAAGAAGTCCCCCCTACCATCGACGAAATGCGTCAGCGTATGAAAAGCGTGGCTGAGAGCGGTTTACCGTGGCTTATCGCGCTGTATCGCGGCATCGTGGTGGGCTACTGCTACGCCACGCCTTACCGCCCGCGACACGCCTACCGCTATACCCTGGAAGAGTCGATTTACGTGGATGCCAGCATTACCGGGCGCGGTTTTGGCTCGGCATTAATGGATGCGCTGATCGCCCGCTGCGAGCAAGGCCCGTGGCGGCAGATGATTGCCGTTGTAGGCGATGGCAACAATAATGCCGGCTCGCTGCGGCTGCATAAAAAGCACGGCTTCGATATTGTCGGTCAGCTGCGCAGCGTGGGGTATAAGAAAGGCGACTGGCGGGATACGGTGATTATGCAGCGCTCGCTCAACGATGGTGACTGGACGCTGCCGGAATAA
- the pbpG gene encoding D-alanyl-D-alanine endopeptidase — MLKFRVSLLSLALLLGASAAVPAVAKTPAVTAAAAQPQIASGSAMIVDLNTNKVIYASHPDLVRPIASITKLMTAMVVLDAHLPLDEKLKVDISHTPEMKGIYSRVRLNSEISRKNMLLLALMSSENRAAASLAHHYPGGYDAFIRAMNAKAKALGMTNTHYVEPTGLSINNVSTARDLTKLLIASKQYPLIGQLSTTREEMATFANPAYTLPFRNTNHLVYRDNWNIQLTKTGFTNAAGHCLVMRTVFNGKPVALVVMDAFGKYTHFADASRLRTWIETGKVQPVPAAALTYKKQKAEQMATAQND, encoded by the coding sequence ATGCTGAAATTCCGAGTCTCTTTACTTAGCCTGGCGCTGTTGCTGGGCGCGTCCGCTGCCGTGCCGGCCGTCGCTAAAACGCCCGCGGTGACCGCCGCTGCTGCTCAGCCGCAAATTGCGTCCGGCAGCGCGATGATTGTCGATCTCAACACCAATAAGGTGATCTACGCCAGCCATCCGGACCTGGTGCGCCCGATCGCCTCGATTACCAAATTAATGACCGCGATGGTGGTGCTTGATGCACATCTGCCGCTGGACGAAAAATTGAAGGTGGACATCAGCCACACGCCGGAGATGAAGGGGATCTACTCTCGCGTGCGGCTGAACAGTGAAATCAGCCGTAAGAATATGCTGCTGCTGGCGCTGATGTCGTCTGAAAACCGTGCGGCGGCGAGCCTGGCGCACCACTATCCGGGCGGCTATGACGCCTTTATCCGCGCGATGAACGCGAAAGCCAAAGCGCTGGGGATGACCAATACGCATTATGTTGAACCGACGGGACTGTCGATCAACAACGTCTCCACGGCCCGCGATCTGACGAAACTGCTGATTGCCAGCAAACAGTATCCACTGATTGGTCAGCTCAGCACCACCCGTGAAGAGATGGCGACCTTTGCGAACCCGGCCTATACGCTGCCGTTCCGCAACACTAACCATCTGGTATACCGCGATAACTGGAATATTCAGTTAACCAAAACCGGCTTTACCAACGCGGCAGGACACTGTCTGGTGATGCGCACCGTGTTTAACGGTAAGCCGGTGGCGCTGGTGGTGATGGATGCCTTCGGCAAATATACCCACTTCGCGGACGCGAGCCGCCTGCGTACCTGGATTGAAACCGGGAAAGTGCAGCCCGTTCCTGCCGCAGCATTGACGTATAAAAAGCAGAAAGCGGAACAGATGGCGACGGCGCAGAACGACTGA